A genomic region of Chryseobacterium sp. KACC 21268 contains the following coding sequences:
- a CDS encoding LuxR C-terminal-related transcriptional regulator: protein MKLKFYSFFFTICSVFLFSQSLNFNELEKTIYRNNQLGKHQVSQQKLLDVLKSADLELTDQVKVNLLLAKTFRSINDYATSINYLERAQTLSKNLTSQDSLKMDIKAELAFATFDDHNYREAAKIMQQVASEKYKNLPKDSKAYLIMQEAYINFLQKNYDRAEIQYRTSLAILKEISPCNLPPVLVKQMQLYGEKKEFEKMELTYRQVLRKADSCSILKYKIYATEEIQNVYKANKMVGKAFTASKLLDSLKLIAGREDNLSEMHVENETFLQQQNQEEKDYSFRNTIIFTILLVILIGFGMYFFRKSTVHKKEKEKFELELIQMKEVLKVYSQQQFSNDNTNNSILKTELLNERQKQLLELMSEGLSNKEIADKLFISENTVKYHIKNIYVILDLKDRKDLLTKIKK from the coding sequence ATGAAATTAAAATTTTATTCTTTTTTCTTCACCATTTGTTCGGTTTTTCTCTTCAGCCAATCATTGAATTTTAATGAATTGGAAAAGACGATTTATCGCAATAATCAGCTCGGAAAACATCAAGTATCACAGCAGAAATTACTTGACGTTTTGAAGAGTGCAGATCTTGAACTAACAGATCAGGTGAAAGTAAACCTACTCCTTGCAAAAACATTCAGGAGCATTAATGACTATGCAACTTCTATTAATTATCTTGAAAGAGCTCAGACGCTTTCAAAAAATCTGACATCGCAAGACTCTCTCAAGATGGATATCAAAGCAGAATTGGCATTTGCAACTTTTGATGATCACAATTACAGGGAGGCGGCCAAAATAATGCAGCAAGTTGCTTCGGAAAAGTATAAAAATCTTCCAAAAGACAGCAAGGCTTATCTGATTATGCAAGAGGCTTACATTAATTTTCTTCAGAAAAATTATGATCGGGCAGAAATCCAGTACCGTACTTCACTAGCCATTTTAAAGGAGATTTCCCCATGCAATCTGCCTCCGGTTTTAGTAAAACAAATGCAACTGTACGGTGAGAAAAAGGAATTCGAAAAAATGGAACTTACCTACAGGCAAGTACTTCGAAAAGCAGATTCCTGTTCTATCCTCAAATATAAAATCTATGCTACTGAGGAAATTCAGAACGTGTACAAGGCTAATAAAATGGTAGGAAAAGCCTTTACAGCCAGCAAACTGTTGGACTCTCTAAAATTAATTGCCGGCCGCGAAGACAATCTGTCAGAAATGCATGTTGAAAACGAAACTTTTCTGCAGCAGCAAAATCAAGAAGAAAAGGACTACTCTTTCCGCAACACCATTATTTTCACAATACTTTTAGTTATTTTGATTGGATTCGGAATGTATTTTTTCAGAAAATCAACCGTTCATAAAAAGGAAAAAGAAAAATTTGAACTGGAATTGATTCAGATGAAAGAAGTTCTGAAAGTCTATTCCCAGCAGCAATTTTCAAATGACAATACCAATAATAGTATTCTGAAAACAGAATTACTAAACGAAAGACAAAAGCAGCTTCTGGAACTAATGTCAGAAGGGCTGTCGAACAAAGAAATAGCCGATAAACTTTTCATTTCGGAAAATACGGTGAAATACCATATTAAAAACATCTACGTCATCCTTGATCTGAAGGACAGAAAAGATCTTTTAACTAAAATTAAAAAATAA
- a CDS encoding glycosyltransferase family 2 protein, giving the protein MFDDVLVVVPLYNGEKTIIEVLRKIKDQGFENIVICDDFSRDGGVALIMENYPEINIIAHSQNLGYGANQKSLYDYAIKAEYEFIIMVHGDGQYTPLLCRSMAEMLKTKIYDVVIASRIITSGAVKNGMPVYKYVANRCLTLFQNLITNSKLSEYHTGYRAYSINVLKQINYRNFSSDFIFDNQFLLSVIKHRFSIGEISCPTIYNEQSSSISFKNSLKYGLGILRESLFFLMTSK; this is encoded by the coding sequence ATGTTTGACGACGTACTTGTGGTGGTTCCCCTATACAATGGTGAAAAAACGATAATTGAAGTTTTGAGAAAAATTAAAGATCAGGGTTTTGAAAACATTGTGATTTGTGATGATTTTTCTAGAGATGGAGGCGTAGCGCTTATTATGGAAAATTATCCTGAAATCAATATTATTGCACACAGTCAAAATTTGGGTTATGGTGCAAATCAGAAGTCGTTGTATGATTATGCTATAAAAGCAGAATACGAATTCATCATAATGGTTCATGGAGACGGGCAGTACACACCTTTGCTTTGCCGATCTATGGCAGAGATGTTGAAAACCAAAATCTATGATGTCGTAATTGCTTCCAGAATTATAACCTCAGGTGCCGTCAAAAACGGAATGCCTGTTTATAAATATGTTGCAAACCGATGTCTGACATTGTTCCAAAATCTTATAACTAATTCTAAACTTTCAGAGTATCACACAGGGTACAGGGCGTATTCCATCAACGTATTGAAACAGATAAATTATCGAAATTTCAGTAGTGATTTTATTTTTGATAATCAATTTCTACTGTCTGTGATAAAACATCGATTTTCGATAGGTGAGATCTCCTGCCCAACGATCTATAATGAACAATCAAGTTCTATCAGTTTTAAAAATTCATTAAAATATGGCTTGGGAATTTTGCGAGAAAGCTTATTTTTTCTAATGACGAGTAAGTGA
- a CDS encoding response regulator, producing MKKITLVEDDNAIREFLVIFLESEDYAVSSYATVGEFSRRDVMFIPDLYLFDVMLPDGSGIDLCKNIKDSRENSGIPVIIMSAHAQLIQLKSQCDPDDFIAKPFDIDIMLNKIRNQIL from the coding sequence ATGAAAAAGATAACTTTGGTTGAGGATGACAATGCAATTCGGGAATTTTTAGTAATCTTTTTGGAATCAGAAGATTATGCAGTGAGTTCTTATGCAACTGTCGGTGAGTTTTCAAGACGTGATGTGATGTTTATCCCAGATCTTTATTTGTTTGATGTTATGCTGCCAGACGGCTCTGGCATTGATCTTTGTAAAAATATAAAAGACAGCCGCGAAAATAGTGGCATCCCAGTCATCATTATGAGTGCACATGCGCAACTTATACAACTGAAAAGTCAGTGTGATCCCGATGATTTTATTGCAAAACCATTCGATATTGATATTATGCTAAATAAAATTCGAAATCAAATCTTATAA
- a CDS encoding T9SS type A sorting domain-containing protein — protein sequence MKTKMTIQAFLLMATVSAYAQSSENTAGGNLDGTGGSAVYALGNVFYEELSGLGGSSSPGTTDSFVITPTLGINQSFVRLEMAIYPNPVTDYLHLRIDSKNPADCYYELFDSKGSRLQAQSTKEQDSKVPMSNYPVGIYFLSVKQNQKTIKTFKIIKK from the coding sequence ATGAAAACCAAAATGACAATTCAGGCTTTTCTTTTGATGGCGACGGTGTCGGCCTACGCACAAAGTTCTGAAAATACAGCTGGAGGAAACCTAGATGGAACTGGAGGGAGTGCTGTTTATGCTTTGGGAAATGTATTTTACGAAGAACTTTCTGGGCTTGGCGGCTCATCGAGTCCGGGAACTACAGATTCCTTCGTTATAACGCCAACTTTGGGAATAAATCAAAGCTTCGTAAGACTGGAAATGGCAATCTATCCAAATCCTGTAACAGACTATCTACATCTTAGAATCGATTCCAAAAACCCGGCAGATTGTTATTACGAGTTGTTCGATTCAAAAGGTTCAAGATTGCAGGCACAAAGTACGAAAGAACAAGATTCAAAGGTCCCGATGTCAAATTATCCGGTTGGAATTTATTTTCTGTCTGTAAAGCAAAATCAGAAGACAATCAAAACATTTAAAATCATTAAAAAATAA
- a CDS encoding YfhO family protein has product MRTKEILFFSLIMIFLEMIIFREFLFGDLYFIFKDLGSDSYVNDYPALVTRIIAAKQNFLIGWSFHNGLGENIYPYSFEPISWILFRISNTSAESVMLILPLIYIYLSGLMMFIFFSEHKIHFYAKISGSLLWAFSGYFLLACSWSVSLFSPYAFHFSFLLFALERAASGKQYFWLAIVFAIIGISYPVNLFFAIIIFVIYFIIKFYLINHGSDFPKRILSSIIYIFLGIGASSWMLLSSLNLMLQSPRAIGKVSAFESQPQWLAGKGELISTIYRLFSPNLLGDAAHFSAYRNYFEAPLLCCGLLTVLLLSQVYLLEKRGRIVALAAISIVTLIYLSPLLRSFVWLRSGDYYRILNLFFVLILIIISTFILSKIVNKGKLYIRPLLITASLSTIVLVYGFIDIKVEGSSSFFIPVIFIWIFTLLLTFRNRFPLNRLSVFFLLLISVELIINSSHTIGQRGICDQNDITVKGYQDSSSKSISKIYKQDSLFFRLEKDFYSGVSWLASYNEAKIQNYYSSSVYNSFNNSNYINFLKTFGIIKPNNEPETRFVTGIRNSPYLMKLCSVKYFLTSKSDNENLSKIGFDEIENTGNFRVLKDDNFLPFGFCYDKILGIKDFNSHSKENKEQLSLQTLVIEHADSSDFERSDFISQPVILKSTEENITDRKKNILSINEFRDNHISGTISLNQKRFLFLSMPFDEGWKAFDNSKSIKLYKAFGGLTFLVLMKGKHHIKLKYSPPFKDVGIWISAVSFFSILLLIFFQFKKTKTNA; this is encoded by the coding sequence ATGAGAACTAAAGAAATCCTCTTTTTTTCCTTAATAATGATCTTTCTGGAAATGATAATTTTCCGGGAATTTCTTTTTGGAGACCTTTACTTTATTTTCAAGGATCTGGGTTCTGATTCTTACGTGAATGATTATCCGGCTCTCGTTACCAGGATTATTGCAGCGAAACAAAATTTTCTGATAGGCTGGTCATTTCATAATGGTTTGGGAGAAAATATTTATCCTTACTCATTTGAGCCAATTTCTTGGATATTATTCAGAATTAGCAATACTTCTGCAGAAAGTGTCATGTTGATTTTACCCTTGATCTACATTTATCTATCAGGATTAATGATGTTTATTTTTTTCTCGGAGCACAAAATCCATTTTTATGCGAAGATATCTGGAAGTTTGCTTTGGGCCTTTTCAGGATATTTTCTTTTGGCTTGTAGTTGGTCCGTAAGTTTGTTTTCTCCTTATGCATTTCATTTTTCTTTTCTACTTTTTGCTTTAGAGAGAGCAGCCTCGGGAAAACAATACTTCTGGTTGGCAATCGTCTTTGCAATAATCGGAATCAGTTACCCAGTTAATTTGTTTTTTGCAATTATCATTTTTGTTATTTATTTTATCATCAAATTTTACCTGATCAATCACGGATCTGATTTTCCAAAAAGAATTCTCAGTTCTATTATCTATATTTTTCTGGGCATTGGAGCTAGCAGCTGGATGTTGCTAAGCAGTTTAAATCTGATGTTACAAAGTCCGCGAGCTATTGGAAAAGTTTCAGCATTCGAATCACAACCACAATGGCTTGCAGGAAAAGGTGAATTGATTTCCACGATTTACAGATTATTTTCTCCAAATTTATTAGGTGATGCAGCGCATTTTTCTGCTTACCGAAATTATTTCGAGGCACCTCTTTTATGCTGTGGACTTTTGACAGTGCTTCTTTTATCACAAGTTTATCTGCTTGAAAAAAGAGGTAGGATTGTAGCCCTGGCTGCAATTTCAATAGTCACTTTAATTTATTTGTCGCCGCTTTTAAGAAGTTTTGTGTGGTTGCGTTCTGGGGATTATTATCGGATACTAAATCTATTTTTTGTCTTGATATTAATTATCATCTCCACTTTTATTCTCTCAAAAATTGTAAATAAAGGCAAATTGTACATTCGGCCATTACTTATCACCGCATCACTTTCTACCATTGTTTTAGTTTATGGCTTTATTGACATAAAAGTCGAAGGCAGTTCTTCATTTTTTATTCCTGTCATTTTTATATGGATTTTTACACTGTTGCTCACCTTCAGAAACAGATTTCCGCTGAATAGGCTATCGGTTTTTTTTCTTTTATTAATATCCGTAGAACTTATAATTAACTCGTCTCATACAATTGGTCAACGTGGGATATGTGACCAAAATGATATCACTGTAAAAGGTTACCAAGATTCTTCATCGAAAAGCATTTCAAAAATCTACAAGCAAGACTCTTTATTTTTTCGCCTTGAAAAAGATTTTTACTCAGGTGTTTCCTGGCTGGCATCTTATAATGAGGCGAAGATTCAGAATTATTATTCTTCGTCGGTTTATAATTCTTTTAACAATTCTAATTATATCAATTTTCTGAAGACTTTTGGAATTATAAAACCAAACAATGAACCGGAAACCAGATTTGTTACAGGCATCAGAAACTCGCCATATTTAATGAAATTATGCTCTGTGAAATATTTCCTCACCTCGAAATCTGATAATGAAAATTTGTCCAAAATAGGATTTGATGAAATCGAAAATACCGGAAATTTCAGGGTTTTAAAAGATGATAATTTTCTTCCTTTCGGATTTTGCTATGACAAAATTTTAGGAATTAAAGATTTTAATTCTCATTCAAAGGAAAATAAAGAACAGCTCAGCCTTCAGACCTTAGTAATTGAACATGCGGATTCGAGTGATTTTGAACGATCAGATTTTATTTCGCAACCTGTAATTTTAAAAAGTACAGAAGAAAATATAACTGATAGGAAAAAGAATATTTTAAGCATCAATGAATTTCGTGATAATCATATTTCTGGAACAATCAGTCTGAATCAGAAGCGCTTCCTTTTTTTATCGATGCCTTTTGATGAAGGTTGGAAAGCCTTTGACAATAGCAAATCCATAAAACTTTACAAAGCGTTTGGCGGACTTACTTTTTTAGTTTTAATGAAAGGAAAACATCATATCAAGTTGAAGTATTCGCCACCATTCAAAGATGTTGGAATTTGGATTTCGGCTGTTTCTTTTTTCTCAATTCTACTGTTAATTTTCTTTCAATTTAAAAAAACTAAAACCAATGCATAA
- a CDS encoding PAS domain-containing sensor histidine kinase, translating to MPNDLLPSSAEDFDDFFESSLCGFITTDSNGVIVRVNKKIGSWLNIDPEKLTGKRFSDILAVAGKIYFETHLFPLLRMQGYFDEVAAELTDTGKGKIPVFINGYEKRDENKKPLFIRFTLFRASDRRKYEDNLQESKQQAESSLLTEQQHAVIREQFIAVLGHDLRNPLAGVMSAAQMLARNNLNERDSKMVNIIQTGSKRMLEMINNIMDLARGRLGGGITIEPVQTDLKKLLQSIVDELSIAWPDRIIHSTYDIDQSVECDPARFSQLISNLLSNAITHGADDDPVFLKATVDSRSWEISVINSGKAIPQSILDHLFHPFHRDTDHSSSNGLGLGLFIASEIAKAHQGTLTVQSDEVRTCFTFQKKLFTEDQID from the coding sequence ATGCCTAATGACTTATTACCATCTTCAGCTGAGGATTTTGACGACTTCTTTGAATCTTCCCTTTGCGGATTCATCACCACTGATAGTAATGGCGTAATTGTCCGGGTTAATAAAAAAATAGGTTCATGGCTCAATATAGATCCTGAAAAACTCACCGGAAAAAGATTTTCTGATATTCTGGCTGTAGCTGGTAAAATATATTTTGAAACCCATTTGTTTCCATTACTCAGAATGCAAGGATATTTTGACGAGGTTGCGGCAGAGCTTACCGATACTGGGAAGGGTAAAATTCCTGTTTTCATCAATGGATATGAAAAAAGGGATGAAAACAAAAAGCCATTATTTATACGCTTTACACTCTTCCGCGCATCCGACCGGAGAAAGTACGAGGACAATCTGCAAGAATCAAAACAACAAGCCGAATCAAGTTTGCTTACAGAGCAACAACATGCTGTTATAAGGGAACAGTTCATCGCTGTCTTAGGGCACGATCTTCGAAATCCATTGGCAGGTGTGATGAGCGCCGCGCAAATGTTGGCTAGAAATAACCTAAATGAAAGGGATTCCAAAATGGTCAACATCATTCAGACTGGTTCCAAACGGATGCTGGAGATGATCAATAATATTATGGATCTAGCCCGCGGAAGACTTGGAGGTGGCATTACCATTGAACCAGTACAGACAGATCTGAAGAAATTACTACAAAGTATTGTAGATGAATTATCAATAGCCTGGCCAGATAGAATCATCCATTCCACCTATGATATTGATCAATCTGTAGAATGCGATCCCGCACGTTTCTCTCAGCTGATATCCAATCTCTTGTCCAATGCAATCACGCACGGTGCTGATGATGATCCAGTATTTCTAAAAGCCACTGTCGATTCACGGTCTTGGGAAATATCAGTTATTAATAGTGGAAAGGCTATCCCGCAATCAATTTTAGATCATCTGTTCCATCCTTTTCACAGAGATACAGATCATTCTAGCAGCAATGGCCTTGGTCTTGGTCTCTTCATTGCGTCAGAGATTGCAAAAGCTCATCAAGGAACTCTTACTGTACAATCCGATGAAGTTCGGACTTGTTTCACTTTCCAAAAAAAATTATTTACAGAAGATCAGATCGATTAG